A genome region from Sphingobacteriaceae bacterium GW460-11-11-14-LB5 includes the following:
- a CDS encoding thiamine biosynthesis protein ThiS produces MEVTINNQNHLLNEACSIAQMLALVLFSETNGLAIAVNQTIISKSDWDRYLLNPGDQVIIIKATQGG; encoded by the coding sequence ATGGAAGTAACTATAAACAATCAAAACCATCTCCTTAACGAAGCCTGTTCCATCGCACAGATGCTTGCTTTGGTGCTCTTTTCAGAAACCAATGGCCTTGCCATAGCCGTAAACCAAACCATCATTTCCAAATCTGATTGGGACAGGTATCTGCTAAATCCAGGCGACCAGGTCATCATCATTAAAGCCACGCAGGGCGGATAA
- a CDS encoding phosphomethylpyrimidine synthase ThiC (catalyzes the formation of 4-amino-2-methyl-5-phosphomethylpyrimidine from 5-amino-1-(5-phospho-D-ribosyl)imidazole and S-adenosyl-L-methionine in thiamine biosynthesis) yields MKQEKTPNQEVISRSPFPASRKIFVPGKIHDIQVAMREISLTETKIHNGFGLTEPNPPVTVYDTSGPYTDPNAVIDVKKGLPRIREQWIKDRLDIEELAELSSAYGQQRLADEKLDALRFNFINKPYKAQAGANVSQMHYARKGIITAEMEYIAIRENQQIELLNAQLGEQHEVMNHQHQGNSFGANTPKGYITPEFVRAEVAAGRAVIPCNINHPELEPMIIGRNFLVKINANIGNSAVTSTIEEEVEKAVWACRWGADTIMDLSTGKNIHETREWIIRNSPVPIGTVPIYQALEKVNGKAEDLTWEIFRDTLIEQAEQGVDYFTIHAGVLLRYVPLTAKRITGIVSRGGSIMAKWCLAHHKENFLYTHFEEICEIMKAYDVAFSLGDGLRPGCIADANDAAQFSELETLGELTKIAWKHDVQTIIEGPGHVPMHLIKANMEKQLEHCGEAPFYTLGPLTIDIAPGYDHITSAIGAAMIGWFGTAMLCYVTPKEHLGLPNKKDVKDGVITYKIAAHAADLAKGHPGAQYRDNALSKARFEFRWEDQFNLSLDPDTAKEFHDETLPAEGAKIAHFCSMCGPNFCSMKITQDVREYAAKQGVAAEEALAQGMQEKSKEFTQKGSEIYS; encoded by the coding sequence ATGAAACAAGAAAAAACCCCAAATCAGGAAGTCATCAGCCGCAGCCCTTTTCCGGCCTCACGTAAGATATTTGTACCCGGAAAAATCCACGATATACAAGTGGCCATGCGCGAGATCAGTTTAACCGAAACCAAAATCCACAATGGCTTTGGTTTAACCGAACCCAATCCGCCTGTAACCGTTTACGATACCAGCGGACCCTATACCGATCCTAATGCGGTTATTGATGTAAAAAAAGGCTTGCCACGCATCAGGGAGCAATGGATTAAAGACCGACTGGATATAGAAGAACTCGCTGAACTATCTTCAGCTTACGGACAACAGCGCCTGGCCGATGAAAAACTTGATGCTTTACGCTTTAATTTCATCAACAAACCCTATAAAGCACAGGCTGGCGCCAATGTGTCGCAAATGCATTATGCCAGAAAAGGAATCATTACGGCTGAAATGGAGTATATAGCCATCAGGGAAAACCAACAGATTGAATTGCTTAATGCACAACTGGGCGAACAGCACGAGGTAATGAACCACCAGCACCAGGGCAATAGCTTCGGTGCAAATACCCCGAAAGGTTACATCACTCCCGAATTCGTAAGGGCAGAGGTAGCCGCTGGCCGTGCCGTAATTCCCTGCAACATCAACCACCCCGAGCTTGAGCCGATGATTATTGGCCGAAACTTTCTGGTGAAAATTAATGCCAATATTGGCAATTCAGCTGTTACTTCCACCATCGAAGAAGAAGTAGAAAAAGCCGTGTGGGCCTGCCGCTGGGGAGCCGATACCATTATGGATTTATCAACCGGAAAGAATATCCACGAAACCCGCGAATGGATTATCCGCAATTCACCCGTGCCCATCGGTACTGTTCCGATTTATCAGGCTTTGGAAAAAGTAAATGGAAAAGCCGAAGACCTGACCTGGGAAATTTTCCGCGATACTTTAATTGAGCAAGCCGAACAAGGCGTAGATTATTTTACCATCCATGCCGGCGTACTGCTCCGTTATGTGCCTTTAACCGCTAAAAGGATTACTGGTATTGTTTCGCGGGGCGGATCGATTATGGCCAAATGGTGCCTGGCTCATCACAAAGAAAATTTCCTGTATACCCATTTTGAGGAAATCTGCGAAATTATGAAAGCATACGATGTCGCCTTTTCATTAGGTGATGGCTTAAGACCTGGCTGTATTGCCGATGCCAATGATGCCGCACAGTTTTCGGAGCTCGAAACCCTTGGCGAACTCACCAAAATCGCCTGGAAACACGATGTCCAAACGATTATAGAGGGCCCCGGGCATGTACCCATGCACCTGATTAAGGCCAATATGGAAAAACAACTCGAACATTGCGGCGAAGCGCCTTTTTACACTTTAGGTCCGCTAACGATTGATATTGCGCCTGGTTACGACCACATTACCTCAGCCATTGGCGCTGCCATGATCGGCTGGTTTGGCACAGCCATGCTCTGTTATGTAACCCCGAAAGAACACTTAGGACTGCCCAACAAAAAGGATGTTAAAGATGGCGTAATTACCTATAAAATTGCTGCCCATGCGGCCGATTTAGCTAAAGGTCACCCAGGTGCGCAATACCGCGATAATGCTTTAAGTAAGGCACGGTTCGAGTTTAGATGGGAAGATCAATTTAACCTCTCCCTCGATCCAGATACCGCAAAAGAGTTTCATGATGAAACTTTACCTGCCGAAGGTGCTAAGATTGCACACTTCTGTTCGATGTGCGGTCCGAATTTCTGTTCCATGAAAATTACACAGGATGTGCGCGAATATGCGGCAAAACAAGGCGTAGCAGCAGAAGAGGCTTTGGCGCAGGGCATGCAGGAAAAATCGAAAGAGTTTACCCAAAAAGGAAGCGAAATTTATTCTTAA